Proteins from one Mus caroli chromosome 3, CAROLI_EIJ_v1.1, whole genome shotgun sequence genomic window:
- the Npy2r gene encoding neuropeptide Y receptor type 2, giving the protein MGPVGAEADENQTVEVKVEPYGPGHTTPRGELPPDPEPELIDSTKLVEVQVVLILAYCSIILLGVVGNSLVIHVVIKFKSMRTVTNFFIANLAVADLLVNTLCLPFTLTYTLMGEWKMGPVLCHLVPYAQGLAVQVSTITLTVIALDRHRCIVYHLESKISKRISFLIIGLAWGISALLASPLAIFREYSLIEIIPDFEIVACTEKWPGEEKSVYGTVYSLSTLLILYVLPLGIISFSYTRIWSKLRNHVSPGAASDHYHQRRHKMTKMLVCVVVVFAVSWLPLHAFQLAVDIDNHVLDLKEYKLIFTVFHIIAMCSTFANPLLYGWMNSNYRKAFLSAFRCEQRLDAIHSEVSMTFKAKKNLEVKKNNGPTDSFSEATNV; this is encoded by the coding sequence ATGGGCCCGGTAGGTGCAGAGGCAGATGAGAATCAAACTGTAGAAGTGAAGGTGGAGCCCTATGGGCCAGGGCACACTACTCCTAGAGGTGAGTTGCCTCCTGATCCGGAGCCGGAGCTCATAGACAGCACCAAACTGGTCGAGGTGCAGGTGGTCCTCATATTGGCCTATTGCTCCATCATCTTGCTAGGGGTAGTTGGCAACTCCCTGGTAATCCATGTGGTGATCAAATTCAAGAGCATGCGCACAGTAACCAACTTTTTTATTGCCAACCTGGCTGTGGCGGATCTTTTAGTGAACACACTGTGCCTGCCATTCACTCTTACCTATACCTTGATGGGAGAGTGGAAAATGGGTCCGGTCTTGTGCCATTTGGTGCCCTATGCCCAGGGTCTGGCAGTACAAGTGTCCACAATAACTTTGACAGTCATTGCTCTGGACCGCCATCGTTGCATTGTCTACCACCTGGAGAGCAAGATCTCCAAGCGAATCAGCTTCCTGATCATTGGTCTAGCCTGGGGCATCAGCGCTCTGCTGGCAAGTCCACTGGCCATCTTCCGGGAGTATTCCCTGATTGAGATCATTCCTGACTTTGAGATTGTGGCCTGTACCGAGAAGTGGCCTGGGGAAGAGAAGAGTGTGTATGGTACAGTCTACAGCCTTTCCACCCTGCTCATCCTCTATGTTTTGCCTCTGGGCATCATATCTTTCTCCTACACCCGTATCTGGAGTAAGCTGAGGAACCACGTCAGTCCTGGAGCTGCAAGTGACCATTACCATCAGCGAAGGCACAAAATGACCAAAATGCTGGTGTGCGTGGTAGTGGTGTTTGCAGTCAGCTGGCTGCCCCTCCATGCCTTCCAACTCGCTGTGGACATCGACAACCACGTCCTGGACCTGAAGGAGTACAAACTCATCTTCACTGTGTTCCACATTATCGCCATGTGCTCCACCTTTGCCAACCCCCTTCTCTATGGTTGGATGAATAGCAACTACAGAAAAGCTTTCCTCTCGGCCTTCCGCTGTGAGCAGAGGTTGGATGCCATTCACTCGGAGGTGTCCATGACCTTCAAGGCTAAAAAGAACCTGGAAGTCAAAAAGAACAATGGTCCCACTGACTCTTTTTCGGAGGCTACCAATGTGTAA